The following nucleotide sequence is from Acidimicrobiia bacterium.
CGAGCACAACCAGAAGATCTTCTCCGATCTGGTGCCGATGCTCACGGACCCTGTCCGCCGTCTGGCTCACATGGATCGCCAGGGCGTTGAGATCCAGGCCGTTGCGATCGCACCTCCGCAATATCACTACTGGGCCGATCCCGATCTTGGAACCGAGATCGCCAGGATCGGCAACGAGGCGATTGCCGCCCTTGTCGACGCTCACCCCGACCGGTTTGTGGGAATGGGGACCCTTCCGATGCAGGATCCGGGGCGAGCGATATCCGAACTCGAACGAGTAGCCGCCGCGTACAGCTTTCCGGGCGTGTCGATCAACCCCAGCGCCGAGGGCGTGGATTACGACCAGGCGGAGTACGGGCCGTTCTGGCGAAAAGTCGAGGAGCTCGACATGCTCGTGATCCTCCATCCCAACGGGTTCAGTCAGGGAGAGCGGCTTGGTAGCGACTACATGATCAATGTCGTCGGCAACCCGCTCGAAACCACGGTTGCGCTGAGCCATATCGTCCTGGGAGGTGTCATCGAGCGGCACCCGAAGGCCAAGATCCTCGCTGTCCACGGAGGTGGCTACCTCCCGTTCTACATGGATCGAATGGATCACGCCTATGGAGCCCGTCCCGAAGTCGGGGTCAGCATCACCCGCCCGCCGAGTTCATATCTCAAGCAGGTCTTTTTCGACAGCGTTGTATTCGGTGATGGCCTCAACTATCTGGTCGACCGAGTTGGCGCCGACCACGTCCTGATGGGGACCGATTATCCCTACGACATGGGCGAGGACGACCCGATCGGACGGGTGGCCAGGGTCGGCAATGCTTCCGACCGTGATATTCAGCAAATGTCGGGGCTGAATGCTGCACGCTTGCTCGGGCTCTAAGCGGAGCGGCTGCTGTCCGGAGCAAAAGTCGATGAACTCTCGTGTCGCCCGGCCAGGCTGGGCCCGACCGTCATGACCACTGCTGCCAGGCAAGCCGACACCGCGGCGATTGTCATGGCTGGGAAATAGGAGCCGGACCGATCGACCAGCCAGCCGTACAGGGGAGTGCTGGCCCCGGCACCGGTCAGGAAGCCGAGCTGAACCCAACCAGTGGCGGCCCCGGCCCGGGAAGGCCCGGTGGTCACCATGGTCGCCAGCATCCCAACCGCGTTCCATGAGGCTGCGGAAAGGCCCATGACGATTGCCGCTGGCCAAAC
It contains:
- a CDS encoding amidohydrolase; the protein is MALTVDIHAHILVPEIGTLVADEFDASKDPFLRFGGASTEHNQKIFSDLVPMLTDPVRRLAHMDRQGVEIQAVAIAPPQYHYWADPDLGTEIARIGNEAIAALVDAHPDRFVGMGTLPMQDPGRAISELERVAAAYSFPGVSINPSAEGVDYDQAEYGPFWRKVEELDMLVILHPNGFSQGERLGSDYMINVVGNPLETTVALSHIVLGGVIERHPKAKILAVHGGGYLPFYMDRMDHAYGARPEVGVSITRPPSSYLKQVFFDSVVFGDGLNYLVDRVGADHVLMGTDYPYDMGEDDPIGRVARVGNASDRDIQQMSGLNAARLLGL